TGAGTGCACGAGCGCAAACGGCGAAGTACGTCCGCTACAATGTGACGTCCGCGAAGGGCAAGGAGATGCTCAAGAGCTACGCCAAGGGCATCCAGGCGATGCTCGCGCTGCCGGCGAGCGATCCGCGCAACTGGTTCCGCAACGCCTTCGTCCACTTCATGGACTGCCCACACGGCAACTGGTGGTTCTACGTCTGGCACCGGGGCTACGTAGGGTACGTCGAGGAGACGATCCGCTCGCTCAGTGGCGATCCCACCTTCGCCTTCCCATACTGGGACTGGACGGAGCTGCCGCAGATTCCCGACGAGATGTTCGAAGGCGTGCTGACGCCGACCGACGCGGCGTATGCGCCCTACACCAAGGACATCGACACCTTCACTGCGTTCATCCAGCCGTCGCTGGAGGCCTACTGGAAACAGCTCAACCCCACGCAGCTCACGCAGATGGCCGCTCGCGGCAACAACAGCTTCGAGCTGCTCTGGGCTGGCGTCATTGGCAAGGACCCGAGCACGGGCGTCATCGACCCGGGCAACGCGGCTTTCGCCACGAACGCCAAGGCGCGCTACCTCACCCGTGACAACGCGAAGCTCGATTTCAAGACAGCGCAGGCCGTGTCCTGGTCGGTGATCGGCCCCGGGCTTCAACCAACCCAGTTCTACAGCGATGACGTGACGCGGAGCTTCTCCAGCTCCAAGACGCCATCACACGTCACCATGCCAGGCTCGACCACCCAGTTCTCCGTGCTCGAGGGCCAGCCGCACAACAAGGTCCACAACTACATCGGCGGCGTGGGTCCCTGGAACCCGGGCCCCTTTGGCAACATGACCAACTTCCTGTCGCCCGTGGACCCCATATTCTTCCTGCACCACTCGAACATGGACCGGCTCTGGGACGTGTGGACGCGCAAGCAGCAGCGGCTGAGCATGCCCATCCTCCCGCAGGCCAAAGAACTGGAGCAGTTGTCCAGCGAGCCGTTCCTGTTCTTCGTCCGCTCGGACGGCACCTTCGTGCTCGATGGCAAGGCTGGCGACTACCTGAGCACCGAGCAGTTCGGGTATGCCTACGAGGAGCCGGTCCCGGCTCCGGAGGTGGCACGGCTGCTGGCGGCGACCAAGCCCGGGGCTCCGGCCAAGGGCACGCTCAAGAAGGGCGTTGCCGTCCTTTCCCTCCCCGCGGCAATGACGAAGGCGGCGGACGCCAATGCTCCCGCGCGGCCGGTGGTGGCCACCATCACGGTGTCTCGCCCCACCGAGCCGTCGAGCCCGCGGGAGTTCGACGTGCTGGTCAACGCGCCCGCCGACGTGACCTCGGTGGACGGCGACAGCCCTTACTACGGCGGCACGGTGGCCTTCTTCGGCCCGCCCATGCACGGCATGAAGCACGACTCCACCTTCGCCGTGCCGCTGTCCCCCAAGCTCCAGGCCCTCAAGGCGGCTGCCTCGCCAAAGGGGGCCAAGAGGGCGGTGCAGCTGGAGATCCGCCTGGCGCCCAGCAACGCCAAGGACAAGGCCCCGCCGGCCCTCAAGGCCGCCACCGTCCGGAGGCTCTAACGCCATGGGCTCCTCTCTGGTCGCCCTCGCGCTGCTGTCACTCCTGGCGCTGCCCGCGTGTGCCTCGGCCGCGAGCGGCGAGGTGGTTCTCGCCCTGCCGCGCCCCTTGAAGGCCGGGGAGGCGGCAACGGTGGTCGTGGAGGTCGGCGTCCTCCAGCGCGGACACGAGATCGTCGTCACCACCTCGTCCGGCCAACTGATCGGGACCATCTCGCCCTTCGGCATCCGCCCGGGACAGGCGGCGGGCTCCTACGCGCTGCCCGTTCCGGCGGAGGCCGTGAAGGACGGCAAGCTCTCGCTGCGATTGCGGCTCACCGGAACCGGTGGGCCACCGAGAGCCCCGACCGCTCAGGAGGTCAAGAGTCTCAAGCTCTCCATCACTCCGGCGCCGCCCTGAGCCGGAAGGGGAAGGCCCGGTGCGACGATGCGCCGGGCTTTCTTGTTTCAACACTCCACGAGCTGGCATGGCGAGGCCGCCCATGACGGCGCGGAGGACGGTTCCCGAAGAGGACTCGAGGCCCGCGAGGTGAGGCGCCTTCGGCGGCCGTCAGGTTGTACGCGGACCGATAGTAGCGCCCCGAGGTCTAACCGCCTCCACCACCCCCTACCCCATGCCGAGCTGTGTTGAGAGCGCTCGCCGGGCGAGCAACGGGTGAGGGCCTCTCGAGGTGTCCATGCGCCCGGTGTGGAGCCCGGCGAGCGCAGCCGCATGCCGAACGGCCCGAGCAAGGAGGCCGAGCGGTCGAACCATGTGCCTGGGTTGCGTCCGGCTCTCGAAGGCATACCGCGCATCCAGCCCTGGCCCATCCCACCGTACACACCTTGAAGGGGAGACAATCGCACCAGGAGGCTGTCCATGCGCCCGCGCAGGAAACCCCTCACCTGGCTGCTCGCGGTGAGCGGCCTCTGCATCCTGCCCTCCGTGGGCTCCGGCTGCATCACCTCGGAGGCCGAGGTGGTCTCTCCGCGCACGAGCCCCTCGAGCTCGAGTGTGAGCGGCACGGAGGCCTTCATCGACGAACTCGCGCCGTACGGGCCGTGGCGCGCCCTCCCCGGCGTGGGGCTGGTCTGGAAACCGTCCCCTTCGGTGGTGGGCCCGGATTTCGTTCCCTACGCCACTGGCGGCCAGTGGGTGTACAGCGATGAAGGCTGGACCTTCGCGTCCCAGTGGGACTGGGGCTGGGCGCCGTTCCACTATGGGCGCTGGATCCTGTCGCCCGATGACGGCTGGGTCTGGGTGCCCGGTACGGACTGGGCTCCCGCCTGGGTGGATTGGCGCTCGGGCGATGGCTACATCGGCTGGGCCCCCCTCCCGCCTCCGGGCTTCGCCGTGGAACCCGACTGGACCTTCGTGAGCGAGCGGGACTTCATCCAGCCCAACGTCTACGTCTACCGGCTGCCGAGGGATCGCGCGCAGTGGGCGTACCATCACGCCTCGCCAATCCGGGACCGGAGTTCCCGTTCGAGCGACCATTGGAACCAGGGTCCGGATCCCTCGCGGGTACACGAGGCCACGGGCGTTTCCGTCCCGCGCACGACGCTGAGGCCTCCCCCGCCGGGCGAGGCACCCCAGCCGCCGTCTGGACGGGTGCACCGCGGCAGCCCGCCTCCATCCCGGTCGCGGGGGCGCCTCGCGCCTCCCGTGCCGCGTGAGTCATCTCCCCCAAGGCTGAGCGGGGACCGTGAGCGGGCGCCTTTCGAGCCTCCGGAGGACCATGCGGCGACTCCGATCGGACAATCCCCTCGGCGCGAGCGGCGCGCGGAGCCTCCTCCCGAGACTCCGAGCCATCCGGCCACGCCCATTCAGGAATCGCCCCGGCCCCGGCAACGCGAGGCCCTTCCCTCCGCGCCCCCCAGCCATGCGGCGACACCCATCACGGAGCCCTCGCGGCCCGAGCCCATCCAGCCGCCTCCGGTGGCGCGACCTCCGCCTCCCACGGTGGCGCCAGCAACGCCTCCCTCTCCGGCGGAGCCTCCGGCCCATGCGGCCACTCCCATCGGGACGCCACCACCTCCCGCTCATGCTCCCGCTCCCGCGGCCCCTCCTAAAACCCATGCGGCGACGCCCGTGCAGAAGTGAGTCTCGATTGCCCGCCGGGCCTGGGCCACGCATCGACAGGGAGAGGGGGAAACTGGCAATGTGCGTGCCCCCATGCCCGACTTCTCGATTGCCCGAGGCCCCCTTCTCTTCTGCCTGCTGATGCCCGCCGTCACGAGCGCCGCCACGCTCACGGTCGGACCGGGGAAGACCCATGCCACACCGAGCGCCGCGGCCGCTGTCGCTCGTGATGGAGACGTCATCGAGATCTCCGCGGGCGACTATCGGGACGAGGCCATCTGGAAGGCCCATGGACTGACGATTCGCGGCGTGGGGGAGGGGCGAGCGCATCTCGACGCGGCGGGTCTCACGCTCGCCAATCGCAAGGCCATCTGGGTCATCCAGGGCAACGGCACGACGGTGGAGAACATCGAGTTCTCCGGGGCGAGCGTTCCAGACAAGAACGGGGCGGGCATCCGGCAGGAGGGCTCGGGCCTCACGGTGCGCAACTGCTTCTTCCATGACAACCAGAACGGGGTGCTCGCGGGCGACAAGGCCGACAGTGACATACTCATCGAGTCCTCGTGGTTCGCGCGCAACGGCGCGGGCGATGGCCAGTCGCACAACATGTACATCAACCGGGTGCGCAGCTTCACGTTGCGCTTCAGCTACTCACAAGGGGCAAAGGTCGGGCATCTGGTGAAGAGCCGGGCGTACAGCACCTCCATTCTGTACAACCGGCTGACCAGCGAGGAGGGCAATCCCAGCTACGAAATCGATCTGCCCAACGGCGGGCGGGTGGAGGTGGTGGGCAACCTGATTCAACAGGGGACGGCGGCCGAGAATTCGACCCTCGTGTCGTTCGGAGCCGAGGGGACGACCAACCCCGAGCAGGCGCTCTTCGTGATCAACAACACCTTCGTGAATGACCGCACGGCGGGGGGTACCTTCGTGCGCATCGCCGGCTCTCCGACGGCGCGGATCATCAACAACCTGTTCATCGGCGTGGGCACGCGCATCAGCGGCACGGCGACGCAGGCGTCCAATCTGGACACGGACAAGTCGGGCCTCGTGGATCCGGCGAGCTTCGATTACCACTTGAAGGCAACTTCCCCCGCCGTCAACGCGGGGACGGACCCGGGGACGGACGGAACACAATCCCTGGCGCCCCAGTTCCAGTACGTCCATCCCCTGGGCGGTGAACCGCGCCAGCGCCTGGACGGTGCGTGGGACGTGGGCGCGTTCGAGTACGGCACGCCGCCCTCCCCTTCGACCGATGGTGGGACGCCGGTCGTCCCGGGCTCGCCGGACGGGGATGGGGGCCCCACTCCGGACGCGGGCTGCGGATGCACGACGTCGGGAGCTGCCTCCTCGACCTTCGCGCTCCTCCTGCTGCTGGCGCTGGGGCGGCGACGAATCGTCTGACACCCCTCCGGAGACACCCCTCCGGACACCCGGTCCCCGGCCTCAGCGGGCCAGAAGACGTGCGAGCCAGGCCTCGCGCGCGGCGATGCAGGCCTGGGCGAGTCCTGATTGGGGCGCGATGTCGTAGAACCCGTGGAAGGCGCCGCCCCAGACGTGAAGTTCGCAGTGGCCCCCCGCGGCCCAGATGGCGCTGGCGTAGGCCACGGCCTCGTCACGGAACACCTCGGCGGCCCCGGCGTCGATGAACGTGGGCGGCAGGCCGCTCAGGTCCGTGGCGCGAGCGGGTGCGGCGTAGGGAGACACGTTGTCGGTGCCCCGCCGGTCGCCGAGCACCGCCGTCCAGGCGGTCAGGTTGCTGGTGCGGTCCCAGACGCCGGTGCCCTGGTACTGGTAGGAGGAGACCGTCTCGTTGCGGTCATCGATCATCGGGCACTGGAGCAACTGTCCGGCCAGCTTCGGTCCCTTGCGATCGCGCGCCAGCAGCGTGCTGCCCGCCGCGAGCCCACCGCCTCCGCTGCCGCCGAAGATGACCAGACGATCGGGGTCGAACCTCAGCTCCTCGGCATGCTTCGCCATCCATTCGAGGCCGGCATAGCAGTCCTCGACGGGAATCGGGTCGGGGTGCTCGGGAGCCAGACGGTATTCGACCGTGACGCCCACCGCGTCGTGCTTCATGGCCCAGTCCACCAGCGGGTGGACCGCCGCGAACCGGTTGCACATGACCATGCCTCCCCCGTGGATGTTGTAGATACCAGGGCCGGGCTTGTGATGGTCCTTGCGTGAAATCACCGAGACGACGATGTCGACCCCCTGGTAGCCGGGGATCGTGTAGTCGACGCACTGGACGGGCAGGTCGCCGATGAGCTCCTCGATGGTCGGCATCTTCAACGCCCGGAAATGCGCCAAGCGGTCGGGAGTCATGTTGACCGGCACATACCCCTCCAGGGCCGGGAGGAGTGAAGCGAGTTCCGGGTCGAACGACGGCTGCGCGATCTTGCTCTTCATGAAGACTCCTTGCGTCCAGTGGTAGCCGTTGAAGGCTCTACGCCCGCCTCGACAACACCTGGCATGGTGTCCTGACATGGTGTCAGACACTTTGTACGCTTTGTACGACCGGCTGCGACTCCGGACCCGGCATGCCGAGGGCCGCACGCAGCCGCTCGAGGGCCCACAGGTTGCCGACGATCAGCTCCGCGCGGCATTCGCTGGCGAGGGACTCCTCCTCCCACTGGGTGAGTGCCGCACGGGCCTCCGTTTCCCGTCCTTCCGCGAAGAGCACGGCGGCCTCCGCGAGCCGGGGGTAGAAGGGGTGGGTGCCGTGAGGGCCCGCCGCGGCCTCCTCCTCCAGGCATGCGCGGGCGCGCGTGGCATCCGGGCCGCACAGGGAATGCAGCAGGATCAGCGCCGCGCACCCCATCAAGAAGGCGAAGGCGCGAAGAGGACCACCCCCAGGCCCAGCAGGGCCAGAGCGAGCGGAGGGGCTCCCGGCGGGCGAGCGAAGAGGACCATCGTCCCGAGCAACAGGGACAGGCCCGCGCCGCCGAGCAACACCAGACCGCCCAGAAGCACGTGCAGGACACGCTGTCCGAGGTGAAGCGAGACCTTTCGGAGGGAGGTGGACGAGGGAACGGTACTCACACGGAAGCAGTGTGAGCCCCCCGCGAAGCGACGTCAAAGGACTCCAACGGTATGCTCCGCCCATGTCCAACGACGTCCGAGGCTACCTGTTGCGGCAGTTCGAAACGGCGTGGAGCCTCACCCAGTACCATCTCAATGGACTGACCACCGGGGAGTGCTTGTGGCGCCCCTCGCCCAAGGGCTTGCACGTGCATCGAGGCCCCGAGGGAAGGTGGCTCGCCGACTGGCCGGAGCGCGAGGACTACGACATCGGTCCGGCGAGCATCGCGTGGCTGACGTGGCACCTCGGCTTCTGGTGGTCCATGGTGCTCGACCACTCCTTCGGCGACGGGACGCTCTCCCGCGAGAACGTGACGTGGCCTGGCACCGCCGATGGCGTACGTGAGTGGCTCGACGGGCTCCAAGGACAGTGGCGAGCGGCGCTGGAGCCACTCACCGACGACGACCTGCACTCCACCCAGCGAACACGCTGGCCCATGCGGGACCGTCCGTTCGGCGACGTCGTCGCCTGGGCCAACGTCGAACTCACGAAGAACGCCGCCGAGCTTGGCTACGCACGCTTCCTCCACGCCGTCCGCGCTGGCTGAGGTCGCATGACCGATGAGTCCCGGGCCTCCGGTGAAACGAGACCCGGAACCCACCGCGGAGGCCCGGTCTACGCGCGCAGCAGGCCGCGAACGCCGAGCACCGTGTACGCCGCCGACAGCCCCGCCATCACGGATTGGGAGATGACTGCCGCAGGCCGCTCCAGCTTCTCCCCCCGCAACAGGGCGGGGAGCTGGCGGAGGCCTCGCGCCGCCCCCAGGAAGCCAAGCAGCCCGACGAGCGCCGCGCCCCCCAGCACCCAGCGCCGCGAGGATACCCGGCGCGACAACAGGCCCAGCCCGAGCGCCGCCGAGCCAAAGCCCGCGGGAATGAGTGCCGTCTTGTGTTGTCCGCCCGTCGCGAGGAACCCGCCCACACCGAGCGTCGTCAGCAACGAGCCATAACCCAGCGTCCAGTTCTCCATGCACCACCTCCTCGATTCCGGATCGTCCCGGCCCGGGGAATGTGGACATGACGCGTGTCCGCCGCTCGAATCGAACTCCAGAACCACCCTGCTTGGACGCGGCCGGGGATGAGAGCGCCGCGTCCGGACCACATCACCACCAGGCTTCAGCCTGGAGGCCCACCGAGGTGCCCGCCTTCTGGTCGCCGAAGACCTGAGCCAGGCGCGAAGTCGGGTCGAGGGCCAGACGAGCCGCCTCGTCCCAGATGGCGTGCGTGGCGAACAGACGGATCGTCGGACGGGAACCCGCCTCCTGGCCCGCGGACACCGCCGTCGCCAGGGTGAACTTGGTCATGTTGCGCGTGTGGCTACCGTTGTCCGGCTTGACCACGTCATGACCCACCTCGGCCAGCACGCGGAAGGGACCGATGACGCGCGTGTCGGCGCGCATGCCAACGCCGAACCACTTGTTGCCAGCGTTGCCAGCGGACTTGTTGATGCGGTACTCGGCCACCCCCTCGATGACGGTGATGCCAAGATTGGCGGACTGCTG
Above is a window of Cystobacter fuscus DNA encoding:
- a CDS encoding DUF6600 domain-containing protein produces the protein MRPRRKPLTWLLAVSGLCILPSVGSGCITSEAEVVSPRTSPSSSSVSGTEAFIDELAPYGPWRALPGVGLVWKPSPSVVGPDFVPYATGGQWVYSDEGWTFASQWDWGWAPFHYGRWILSPDDGWVWVPGTDWAPAWVDWRSGDGYIGWAPLPPPGFAVEPDWTFVSERDFIQPNVYVYRLPRDRAQWAYHHASPIRDRSSRSSDHWNQGPDPSRVHEATGVSVPRTTLRPPPPGEAPQPPSGRVHRGSPPPSRSRGRLAPPVPRESSPPRLSGDRERAPFEPPEDHAATPIGQSPRRERRAEPPPETPSHPATPIQESPRPRQREALPSAPPSHAATPITEPSRPEPIQPPPVARPPPPTVAPATPPSPAEPPAHAATPIGTPPPPAHAPAPAAPPKTHAATPVQK
- a CDS encoding right-handed parallel beta-helix repeat-containing protein, yielding MPDFSIARGPLLFCLLMPAVTSAATLTVGPGKTHATPSAAAAVARDGDVIEISAGDYRDEAIWKAHGLTIRGVGEGRAHLDAAGLTLANRKAIWVIQGNGTTVENIEFSGASVPDKNGAGIRQEGSGLTVRNCFFHDNQNGVLAGDKADSDILIESSWFARNGAGDGQSHNMYINRVRSFTLRFSYSQGAKVGHLVKSRAYSTSILYNRLTSEEGNPSYEIDLPNGGRVEVVGNLIQQGTAAENSTLVSFGAEGTTNPEQALFVINNTFVNDRTAGGTFVRIAGSPTARIINNLFIGVGTRISGTATQASNLDTDKSGLVDPASFDYHLKATSPAVNAGTDPGTDGTQSLAPQFQYVHPLGGEPRQRLDGAWDVGAFEYGTPPSPSTDGGTPVVPGSPDGDGGPTPDAGCGCTTSGAASSTFALLLLLALGRRRIV
- a CDS encoding DinB family protein — protein: MSNDVRGYLLRQFETAWSLTQYHLNGLTTGECLWRPSPKGLHVHRGPEGRWLADWPEREDYDIGPASIAWLTWHLGFWWSMVLDHSFGDGTLSRENVTWPGTADGVREWLDGLQGQWRAALEPLTDDDLHSTQRTRWPMRDRPFGDVVAWANVELTKNAAELGYARFLHAVRAG
- a CDS encoding alpha/beta hydrolase — translated: MKSKIAQPSFDPELASLLPALEGYVPVNMTPDRLAHFRALKMPTIEELIGDLPVQCVDYTIPGYQGVDIVVSVISRKDHHKPGPGIYNIHGGGMVMCNRFAAVHPLVDWAMKHDAVGVTVEYRLAPEHPDPIPVEDCYAGLEWMAKHAEELRFDPDRLVIFGGSGGGGLAAGSTLLARDRKGPKLAGQLLQCPMIDDRNETVSSYQYQGTGVWDRTSNLTAWTAVLGDRRGTDNVSPYAAPARATDLSGLPPTFIDAGAAEVFRDEAVAYASAIWAAGGHCELHVWGGAFHGFYDIAPQSGLAQACIAAREAWLARLLAR
- a CDS encoding tyrosinase family protein, whose amino-acid sequence is MLPLSARAQTAKYVRYNVTSAKGKEMLKSYAKGIQAMLALPASDPRNWFRNAFVHFMDCPHGNWWFYVWHRGYVGYVEETIRSLSGDPTFAFPYWDWTELPQIPDEMFEGVLTPTDAAYAPYTKDIDTFTAFIQPSLEAYWKQLNPTQLTQMAARGNNSFELLWAGVIGKDPSTGVIDPGNAAFATNAKARYLTRDNAKLDFKTAQAVSWSVIGPGLQPTQFYSDDVTRSFSSSKTPSHVTMPGSTTQFSVLEGQPHNKVHNYIGGVGPWNPGPFGNMTNFLSPVDPIFFLHHSNMDRLWDVWTRKQQRLSMPILPQAKELEQLSSEPFLFFVRSDGTFVLDGKAGDYLSTEQFGYAYEEPVPAPEVARLLAATKPGAPAKGTLKKGVAVLSLPAAMTKAADANAPARPVVATITVSRPTEPSSPREFDVLVNAPADVTSVDGDSPYYGGTVAFFGPPMHGMKHDSTFAVPLSPKLQALKAAASPKGAKRAVQLEIRLAPSNAKDKAPPALKAATVRRL